One genomic segment of Paenibacillus xylanexedens includes these proteins:
- a CDS encoding malonate decarboxylase subunit delta, with product METMTFNYKTSRKLEGKAHVGVAGSGDLELLMEPSADGQAHVEIRTTAKGFGDIWQAGLDRFFQKHDVAVSIQINDFGATPGVVNLRLAQAMEVLTHEQ from the coding sequence ATGGAAACCATGACTTTTAATTATAAAACATCACGTAAGCTGGAAGGTAAAGCCCATGTCGGGGTGGCTGGTTCAGGAGATCTGGAGCTGTTGATGGAACCGTCTGCGGATGGTCAGGCACATGTCGAGATCCGAACGACAGCCAAAGGCTTTGGCGATATATGGCAAGCAGGATTGGACCGTTTTTTTCAAAAGCACGATGTGGCGGTTTCGATCCAAATCAATGATTTTGGTGCAACGCCAGGTGTTGTGAATCTGCGTTTGGCCCAAGCGATGGAGGTGCTGACCCATGAACAATAA
- the spoVAD gene encoding stage V sporulation protein AD yields MKRLGRQTWQFENRPRIIGKAAVVGPEEGEGPLSSDFDYVYDNLEIGEKTWEKGERKLLEQASQLALVNANITKEELQFFVGGDLMNQIISSSFSARKLGVPYLGVFGACSTSMETLALASMIVDSGAGDYVLAGTVSHNCTVEKQFRYPTEYGSQKPPYAQYTVTGAGCGVVSRTGDGPVVTKATIGRIMDLGIKDPFNMGSAMAPAAADTIISHFRDTGLEPGYYDLIVTGDLASVGLPITKELLQKEGIPMEQTVFNDCGLMIYDREKQPYVVAGGSGCGCSATVTYGHILNRMQKGDLKRVLVVATGALLSPISYQQGESIPCIAHAVAIEKEG; encoded by the coding sequence ATGAAGCGATTGGGTCGTCAAACGTGGCAGTTTGAAAATCGTCCGCGGATCATCGGTAAAGCCGCAGTTGTAGGACCAGAAGAAGGCGAGGGTCCACTGTCATCTGATTTCGATTATGTCTATGACAACCTCGAAATCGGCGAGAAGACGTGGGAAAAGGGAGAACGCAAACTGCTCGAACAGGCCTCCCAACTGGCCTTGGTAAATGCAAATATCACCAAGGAAGAGCTTCAATTTTTTGTTGGTGGAGATCTGATGAATCAGATTATCAGCAGTTCCTTTTCAGCACGAAAACTGGGTGTACCTTATCTGGGTGTCTTTGGTGCTTGCTCCACATCCATGGAAACATTAGCTCTGGCCTCCATGATTGTTGACTCCGGAGCTGGAGATTATGTCCTTGCAGGAACGGTGAGCCACAACTGTACGGTGGAAAAACAATTTCGTTATCCGACGGAGTATGGCTCCCAAAAGCCGCCTTATGCGCAATATACCGTCACAGGAGCAGGGTGTGGTGTGGTCTCCCGTACTGGTGATGGTCCCGTTGTTACCAAAGCCACCATTGGACGCATTATGGATTTGGGCATCAAAGATCCCTTTAATATGGGTTCAGCGATGGCGCCAGCAGCAGCCGACACTATAATCTCTCATTTCAGGGATACGGGATTGGAACCCGGCTATTATGATCTCATTGTGACTGGGGATCTGGCTTCCGTCGGTCTGCCAATTACGAAAGAGCTTTTGCAAAAAGAAGGCATTCCCATGGAACAGACGGTATTTAATGACTGCGGCCTGATGATCTATGATCGGGAGAAACAGCCTTATGTTGTTGCCGGGGGAAGTGGCTGCGGATGTTCAGCCACCGTCACCTATGGTCACATTTTGAACCGGATGCAGAAGGGTGATCTTAAACGGGTTCTCGTTGTTGCTACCGGGGCGCTGTTATCTCCGATTTCGTACCAGCAGGGTGAAAGTATTCCTTGTATTGCACATGCCGTAGCCATAGAAAAGGAGGGATAA
- the spoVAE gene encoding stage V sporulation protein AE, protein MQFLWAFIVGGLICVIGQLLMDGVKLTPAHTMSTLVVTGALADAFGVYDPLVKFAGAGATIPITSFGNSLVHGALTELEKEGWLGVITGIFDLTAAGISSAIIFSFLAALVVRPKG, encoded by the coding sequence ATGCAGTTCTTGTGGGCATTTATTGTTGGTGGTTTAATCTGTGTTATCGGACAGCTTCTAATGGATGGGGTTAAACTGACGCCAGCTCATACCATGAGTACACTTGTTGTGACAGGTGCGCTTGCGGATGCATTTGGCGTGTATGACCCCTTGGTTAAATTTGCAGGTGCGGGTGCTACCATCCCCATCACAAGTTTCGGTAATTCCTTGGTGCACGGGGCATTGACGGAGCTGGAAAAAGAGGGGTGGTTAGGTGTGATTACAGGGATTTTTGACCTGACTGCGGCGGGGATTTCGTCAGCGATCATCTTTTCTTTTCTCGCGGCATTGGTCGTTAGACCAAAAGGCTAA
- the mdcA gene encoding malonate decarboxylase subunit alpha translates to MSTTKQQQQPLGPSSWTTRRDEKHSRMQKVESLLKGKVLPTEQIVNALELLIRPGDRVVLEGNNQKQASFLSAALVQVDPEKVNQLHMIMSSISRPDHLDIFEKKIASKLDFSYSGSQSLRMSQMIEDNSIEIGSIHTYLELYGRLFIDLIPNVVLVAADKADRQGNLYTGANTEETPTIIEAAAFRNGIVIVQVNELVDEVPRVDIPGAWVDLVVESDRPYQLEALFTRDPRQIKETHILMGMMAIKGIYAKHNVQSLNHGIGFNTAAIELLLPTYGESLGLRGKICKHWALNPHPTLIPAIESGWIESIHSFGGEVGMEKYTAARPDVFFTGPDGSMRSNRALCQVAGQYAVDMFIGSTLQIDPEGNSSTVTSGRLSGFGGAPNMGHDPHGRRHDTEAWLNMMNGEGPLVRGKKLVVQMVETFQNGERPTFVDSLDAIHVGQEAHLPIAPVMIYGEDVTHVVTEEGIAYLYKAQNIEERKLALAAVAGVTPLGQAHDASLNERLISDGLIAFPEQLDIRRTDAKRSLLAAKSVEELVEWSGGLYNPPSKFRSW, encoded by the coding sequence ATGAGTACGACCAAACAGCAGCAACAGCCCTTGGGCCCATCAAGCTGGACGACCAGAAGAGATGAGAAACATAGCAGAATGCAGAAGGTAGAGTCTTTACTCAAGGGAAAGGTACTGCCGACAGAGCAAATTGTAAATGCACTTGAGTTGCTCATCCGACCGGGTGATCGTGTTGTACTGGAAGGAAATAATCAGAAACAGGCCAGTTTTTTGTCCGCTGCACTGGTTCAGGTCGATCCGGAGAAGGTCAATCAGTTACACATGATTATGTCGAGTATTTCACGTCCGGATCATCTGGACATCTTTGAAAAGAAGATCGCTTCCAAGCTTGATTTTTCCTATTCGGGTTCACAAAGTCTCCGCATGTCGCAGATGATTGAGGATAACAGTATCGAGATTGGCTCGATTCACACCTATCTGGAGTTATATGGTCGACTGTTCATTGATTTGATTCCAAATGTTGTGCTCGTGGCGGCGGATAAAGCAGACCGTCAGGGGAACCTGTACACCGGAGCCAATACGGAGGAAACGCCAACCATTATCGAAGCAGCGGCCTTCCGTAACGGAATCGTCATCGTGCAAGTGAATGAACTGGTGGATGAGGTTCCACGGGTAGATATTCCCGGCGCATGGGTAGATCTGGTTGTTGAATCGGATCGGCCTTACCAGTTGGAAGCTCTGTTTACACGGGACCCGCGCCAGATCAAAGAGACTCATATTCTCATGGGCATGATGGCGATCAAAGGTATATACGCCAAACATAACGTTCAATCGTTGAATCACGGCATTGGATTTAATACGGCGGCCATTGAATTATTGCTTCCGACTTACGGGGAGTCACTTGGACTGCGCGGCAAAATATGCAAACACTGGGCGCTAAATCCCCACCCCACATTAATTCCGGCAATTGAGAGTGGCTGGATTGAAAGTATCCATTCTTTTGGCGGCGAGGTAGGGATGGAGAAGTATACAGCCGCTCGTCCGGACGTATTTTTCACAGGACCTGATGGTTCCATGCGTTCTAACCGTGCACTCTGCCAAGTGGCAGGTCAGTATGCAGTAGATATGTTTATTGGTTCAACATTACAAATCGATCCCGAGGGCAACTCATCAACGGTGACCTCGGGTCGTCTCAGCGGATTCGGCGGCGCGCCCAATATGGGACATGACCCACATGGACGCAGACATGATACCGAAGCCTGGCTGAACATGATGAATGGAGAGGGACCGCTGGTTCGGGGTAAAAAATTGGTCGTACAGATGGTGGAAACATTCCAGAACGGAGAGCGGCCAACCTTTGTAGATTCCCTGGATGCCATTCATGTTGGTCAGGAAGCCCATCTGCCCATTGCACCTGTCATGATCTACGGTGAGGATGTAACACATGTGGTGACGGAAGAGGGAATTGCCTATCTGTACAAGGCACAGAACATCGAAGAACGCAAACTTGCACTCGCGGCGGTTGCCGGTGTTACTCCGCTCGGACAGGCTCATGATGCAAGCTTGAATGAACGTCTGATCAGTGATGGACTGATTGCGTTCCCGGAACAACTGGACATTCGCCGCACGGATGCCAAACGGTCGCTTCTGGCGGCCAAAAGTGTCGAGGAGCTGGTGGAATGGTCCGGTGGACTATACAATCCACCATCCAAGTTCCGCAGTTGGTAA
- a CDS encoding triphosphoribosyl-dephospho-CoA synthase has product MVRWTIQSTIQVPQLVSPKRDAPVPMWQDLKPMKLAWASSAAQRCGVLLGELAVQALIDEAELTPKPGLVDLRDNGAHTDLNVELMRRSARALRPAFTAMGEAGWAQPADQSLRERLAAIGRDGEASMLAATGGTNTHRGAVWALGLLTGAAAVSGPGTSATEIAAVAGALARLPDRHAPQQRTSNGQRVQRRYGARGAREEAEAGFPHVVDIGLPALRAARSAGRTETQARLDALLAIMASLEDTCLLHRGGHDALAAARSGAATVLSRGGSGTAEGMAALEQLGSRLVGIGASPGGSADLLAAVLFLDRIDQSASTELDACPLATSQL; this is encoded by the coding sequence ATGGTCCGGTGGACTATACAATCCACCATCCAAGTTCCGCAGTTGGTAAGCCCTAAGAGGGATGCACCTGTCCCTATGTGGCAGGACTTGAAGCCGATGAAGCTGGCTTGGGCCAGTTCGGCAGCACAGAGATGCGGAGTGCTGCTCGGTGAACTGGCCGTGCAGGCGTTGATTGATGAGGCGGAGTTGACGCCAAAACCGGGTCTTGTAGATTTGCGTGACAATGGCGCACATACAGATCTGAACGTGGAGCTGATGCGCCGCTCGGCACGGGCGCTGCGGCCTGCCTTTACAGCGATGGGTGAGGCAGGGTGGGCACAGCCTGCGGATCAATCGCTGCGTGAACGCCTGGCTGCGATTGGGCGTGACGGCGAAGCCAGTATGCTCGCAGCCACAGGCGGAACCAACACACATCGCGGAGCTGTGTGGGCACTTGGGTTGCTCACCGGCGCTGCCGCGGTGAGTGGGCCCGGCACTAGCGCGACTGAGATTGCAGCCGTCGCTGGGGCGCTTGCCCGGCTGCCCGACCGGCATGCTCCGCAGCAGCGGACGTCGAACGGGCAGCGTGTGCAGCGCCGCTACGGCGCACGCGGCGCGCGGGAAGAAGCCGAAGCAGGCTTCCCGCACGTAGTGGACATCGGGCTGCCAGCGCTACGCGCAGCCCGGAGTGCAGGGCGCACAGAGACGCAGGCGCGTCTGGATGCGCTCCTGGCCATCATGGCAAGTCTCGAAGATACTTGCCTGCTGCACCGCGGCGGGCACGATGCCCTCGCCGCCGCAAGAAGCGGTGCCGCCACCGTGCTGTCACGGGGTGGCAGCGGCACCGCGGAAGGCATGGCTGCCCTGGAGCAACTGGGCAGCCGCCTTGTCGGGATTGGCGCTTCCCCTGGCGGAAGCGCGGACTTGCTGGCTGCGGTCTTGTTTCTCGACCGCATAGATCAGAGTGCGTCAACCGAGCTTGATGCATGTCCGCTCGCAACGAGTCAGTTATAA
- a CDS encoding biotin-independent malonate decarboxylase subunit beta encodes MNNKAEWMAVKESFIELRARDRAKSVLDEGTFRELIDPFQRVESPHLPLQGIVPQSDDGVVTARGTIDGQPAVVIALEGAFQGGGIGEVCGAKIAGALELALQDHEQGVPTRPVLLLETGGVRLQEGNYGLLAIAEIGAAIVALRPHTPVVSVISGMIGCYGGMSICAAGLSSHLIMTRQGRMQLNGSEVIEQEAGIAELDSGDKQKIWSMVGGKQRVEAGFADQLVEDDIGQIKQAIRDSFEQDVKKINRSAQVNLYQHLLAEIGSAENLKPEDVRELWKNRKDETGAEQLEQLRQGWVSSSNSSGTRGEKWFNLLADHGDIRQGEAPSVLCADGRIGEENVRFISVVPDPNARFVRARNGEVGLDEGWSIAAYVREAIEADQDGQRRTIVAIVDVPSQAYGYREELLGIHLACAAAADAYASARLAGHPVIALIVGNAISGAFLAHGMQSNRLIAFNDPEVTVQVMSKQSAARITRRSIDELNEAATKVPGAAYDVQSFAKLGALHQLVDGINAFSPDPSDVEKVQRILTDTIQEIRQSPVDLRSRLTSEAAQSGRAASVHVRKLLKEQWNQ; translated from the coding sequence ATGAACAATAAGGCAGAGTGGATGGCGGTAAAAGAGAGCTTCATTGAGCTGCGTGCGCGTGATCGTGCCAAGTCGGTATTGGACGAAGGCACATTCCGCGAATTGATTGATCCGTTTCAGCGTGTGGAATCCCCCCATCTTCCGCTTCAGGGCATCGTCCCGCAAAGTGATGATGGTGTAGTTACCGCTCGGGGAACCATTGATGGACAACCTGCTGTTGTGATTGCGCTTGAGGGTGCATTCCAGGGGGGCGGTATCGGCGAGGTATGTGGTGCCAAAATCGCCGGGGCTCTGGAGCTGGCGTTGCAGGATCATGAACAGGGTGTGCCGACACGTCCAGTGTTATTGCTTGAAACCGGCGGGGTACGTCTGCAAGAGGGGAATTATGGTCTGCTGGCTATTGCCGAGATTGGCGCAGCGATTGTAGCTTTGCGTCCTCATACACCTGTCGTCAGTGTGATCTCGGGGATGATTGGCTGTTACGGCGGGATGTCGATCTGTGCAGCAGGTTTGTCCAGTCATCTAATCATGACACGTCAGGGCCGGATGCAGCTGAACGGGTCCGAGGTTATTGAACAAGAGGCAGGGATCGCCGAACTCGATTCGGGTGACAAACAAAAGATCTGGTCCATGGTGGGTGGCAAACAGCGTGTCGAAGCCGGATTTGCAGATCAGTTGGTTGAAGATGACATCGGCCAGATTAAACAAGCCATTCGGGATTCATTCGAGCAAGATGTCAAAAAAATAAACCGGAGCGCACAAGTGAATCTCTACCAGCATCTGCTTGCCGAGATTGGCAGCGCAGAGAATCTCAAGCCGGAAGATGTGCGCGAATTATGGAAGAATCGCAAGGACGAAACGGGCGCAGAGCAGCTGGAGCAGCTTCGTCAAGGATGGGTCTCCAGTTCCAATTCGTCAGGGACACGAGGAGAAAAATGGTTCAACCTGCTGGCGGATCATGGAGACATCAGACAGGGAGAAGCCCCTTCTGTGCTGTGCGCAGATGGACGGATTGGTGAGGAAAACGTCAGATTTATCTCGGTTGTTCCTGATCCCAATGCCAGATTTGTTCGTGCCCGCAACGGCGAAGTGGGGCTGGACGAGGGCTGGAGTATTGCAGCTTACGTGCGTGAAGCCATAGAAGCAGATCAAGATGGTCAGCGCCGTACAATTGTAGCGATCGTTGATGTACCAAGTCAGGCCTATGGCTATCGTGAGGAACTGTTAGGCATACACCTGGCTTGCGCAGCAGCAGCAGATGCTTATGCATCGGCTCGATTAGCAGGCCATCCGGTGATTGCCCTGATTGTGGGCAACGCGATCTCCGGTGCTTTCCTGGCACACGGAATGCAGTCCAATCGCCTTATCGCATTCAATGACCCAGAGGTTACGGTTCAGGTCATGTCCAAACAATCTGCCGCGCGCATCACTCGTCGCAGTATTGATGAGCTTAATGAAGCAGCGACCAAAGTGCCAGGGGCGGCATATGATGTGCAGTCTTTTGCCAAATTGGGTGCCCTACACCAACTGGTTGATGGGATTAACGCATTCTCACCCGATCCGTCTGATGTAGAGAAGGTTCAGCGTATTCTTACGGATACCATACAGGAAATACGTCAGTCCCCGGTGGACCTCCGTTCCCGTCTGACCTCCGAGGCGGCTCAGTCTGGTCGTGCAGCTTCCGTTCATGTGCGTAAGCTGCTGAAGGAACAGTGGAACCAATAG
- a CDS encoding ACP S-malonyltransferase, which translates to MSVVFLFPGQGAQRPGMLHELPSHPAIQATLHEASEILNMDVLELDTQASLETTDHVQLALCISGVAVARALLEEGVKPAYVAGHSAGAFAAAVISGAITLKDTLPLVRLRGEGMMTAYPEGYGMGVVTGLLRREVEVVVNQIHTEENPVYISNLNAPTQISIAGKLEAIDTVLAVCLKNGARKAIRLNMNVPSHCKLLDPVSLKLTEAIGHIQMNEPRIPYAGNVRGRVLRTANDIGQDLATNIAHPVRWDEVSTLIYELGGRLFLEMPPGQVLSDLAREAFAEARTAALQMTSLESAVLLSERYSDGV; encoded by the coding sequence ATGAGCGTAGTCTTCTTATTCCCTGGTCAGGGAGCCCAGCGTCCAGGCATGCTCCATGAATTACCCTCTCATCCGGCAATTCAGGCGACACTGCATGAGGCCAGTGAGATTTTGAACATGGACGTGCTGGAACTGGACACACAGGCATCGCTGGAAACAACCGACCACGTACAACTGGCATTATGTATCAGCGGCGTTGCTGTGGCTCGGGCCCTATTGGAGGAAGGCGTGAAGCCGGCCTATGTTGCGGGTCATTCCGCTGGGGCTTTTGCGGCAGCGGTTATATCGGGCGCAATAACGCTCAAGGACACGTTGCCGTTGGTCCGGTTACGAGGTGAAGGCATGATGACAGCTTACCCCGAAGGTTATGGCATGGGCGTTGTGACCGGACTTCTTCGGCGTGAGGTAGAGGTTGTGGTGAATCAGATTCATACTGAAGAGAATCCGGTGTACATCTCGAATCTGAATGCACCTACCCAGATTTCGATCGCAGGCAAACTGGAGGCGATCGACACCGTTCTCGCTGTATGCCTTAAAAATGGAGCCCGTAAAGCCATACGGCTGAATATGAACGTACCATCCCACTGCAAGCTGCTGGACCCCGTTTCCTTGAAGTTAACGGAAGCCATCGGTCATATCCAAATGAATGAACCTCGTATTCCTTACGCGGGCAACGTCAGAGGACGTGTACTGCGGACGGCCAATGACATTGGACAGGATCTTGCAACCAACATTGCACATCCCGTTCGTTGGGATGAGGTGTCCACGCTAATTTATGAACTGGGAGGAAGACTTTTTCTGGAGATGCCTCCGGGACAGGTTCTGTCAGATTTGGCGAGAGAGGCTTTTGCTGAAGCACGTACTGCTGCACTACAAATGACCAGTCTGGAATCTGCCGTTCTGTTGTCTGAAAGATACAGCGATGGCGTGTGA
- a CDS encoding malonate decarboxylase holo-ACP synthase, with product MEPIARSFQVHDLLKIHGNAVLRGEQPVPVWVTTTMRKNPWVVVRRAEQTAGNIPVGVRGPERHLRWAASISPDDVIARVSPEQLVADQAWYNLPEERWNIAAIGMIQQVAELWSRTERIWGPGGSVGFELATGQEVTRPESDLDLILRLPERLTPEQATELLEKLNTHLSISGKWSGVRLDLQAETAAGSFSLAEWARGGSKVMLKTCSGPILTNDPWEISK from the coding sequence GTGGAACCAATAGCTAGATCTTTTCAAGTGCATGACCTGTTAAAGATTCACGGGAATGCCGTGCTGAGAGGAGAGCAGCCGGTTCCAGTGTGGGTCACCACTACGATGAGGAAAAACCCTTGGGTTGTAGTTCGCAGGGCAGAACAGACGGCGGGGAACATTCCAGTTGGTGTTCGGGGGCCAGAGCGGCATTTACGCTGGGCCGCTTCCATCTCGCCGGACGATGTAATTGCCAGGGTAAGCCCTGAGCAGCTGGTGGCAGATCAAGCATGGTATAACCTCCCGGAGGAACGTTGGAATATTGCTGCGATCGGTATGATACAGCAGGTTGCTGAACTCTGGAGCAGGACGGAACGGATCTGGGGTCCGGGAGGCAGTGTTGGATTTGAGCTGGCTACAGGGCAAGAGGTCACACGTCCAGAAAGCGATCTGGATCTGATTCTTCGTTTACCCGAACGACTTACACCTGAGCAGGCAACAGAACTGCTGGAAAAGCTAAATACTCATTTGAGCATCTCTGGTAAATGGAGCGGAGTCCGGCTGGATCTTCAGGCAGAAACTGCAGCAGGATCGTTCTCGCTGGCGGAGTGGGCCAGAGGGGGCTCGAAGGTGATGTTAAAAACATGCTCAGGTCCTATACTTACGAATGATCCATGGGAGATTTCGAAATAA
- a CDS encoding metal-dependent hydrolase — MMGRSHLIIGTGVSLSVLQLAGMPVTAPAVTVALIGSLLPDIDEPNSLLVSRALPNSLIRLLQTILLPTAVFVYFYVHAKPWNLLLALLIALVSFLPSRSLRKVLMFAIGLGLVFYGHAFAPWNLIAGSLLMLCTTLTHRGLTHTLYGTAIWAGLLYSTTQQQGPEIWVAGGTAYAMHLLADSLTNRGIRPLPPLKWRIRVNLMSTGTKRGAVVENVCIVLTLILAWIAFSPLFL, encoded by the coding sequence ATGATGGGAAGATCCCACCTTATTATCGGGACAGGCGTGTCGCTTTCTGTTCTGCAGTTGGCCGGTATGCCGGTGACTGCGCCGGCCGTTACGGTTGCTCTGATTGGTTCGTTATTGCCTGACATCGATGAGCCAAATTCGCTGCTGGTATCCAGAGCCTTGCCTAACAGTCTGATCAGGTTGTTACAGACGATTCTGTTGCCTACAGCTGTCTTTGTGTACTTTTATGTTCATGCCAAACCATGGAACCTGTTGCTTGCGCTCCTCATTGCGCTCGTGTCATTCCTGCCTTCGCGTTCGCTTCGCAAAGTGTTGATGTTTGCGATTGGACTCGGACTGGTGTTTTACGGTCACGCATTTGCGCCGTGGAATCTGATTGCAGGTAGCCTGCTTATGCTGTGCACCACGCTAACTCATAGGGGATTGACGCATACCTTATATGGAACTGCGATATGGGCCGGCTTACTTTACAGCACGACCCAGCAGCAGGGACCGGAGATCTGGGTAGCGGGAGGCACGGCATATGCGATGCATCTGTTGGCCGATTCACTAACCAATCGGGGTATTCGTCCGTTACCTCCGCTCAAGTGGCGCATACGGGTGAATCTGATGAGTACAGGGACCAAGCGTGGGGCCGTTGTAGAGAATGTCTGCATTGTGCTTACCCTTATTTTGGCCTGGATTGCATTCTCGCCGCTATTTCTATAG
- a CDS encoding M42 family metallopeptidase: MNEKTMDMFRTLTEFPSASGFERELRGWMKDKLSAYTDEFVQDRLGSLFGVLRGEESGPKVMVAGHFDEVGFMTTGITETGMVKFRPLGGWWSQAVLSQRLEIITPDRRITGVVGSTPTHLLDESQRNKPVDLNSMYLDIGADNRAEAESWGIHPGMQIVPICEFTPMANPKKIMAKAWDNRYGVGLALELVEALHKEKLPNTLYAGATVQEELGLRGARTAANLIQPDIFFALDCSAANDMTGDKQSFGHIGEGALLRIFDPGMFTHRGMVEYVQDTASSNQIKMQYFISPGGTDAGQVHLSGIGVPSTVIGICARYIHTSSSIIHTDDYDAAKELIVKLVKGLDRTTMNTIINNA; this comes from the coding sequence ATGAATGAAAAAACGATGGATATGTTTCGTACGTTGACGGAATTTCCTTCCGCATCCGGTTTTGAACGTGAGCTTCGCGGCTGGATGAAAGATAAGCTTTCCGCTTATACCGATGAGTTCGTCCAGGATCGCCTGGGGAGTCTATTTGGTGTATTACGCGGGGAGGAATCCGGTCCTAAAGTTATGGTAGCCGGACACTTTGACGAAGTTGGTTTCATGACTACAGGCATTACGGAAACAGGTATGGTCAAATTCCGTCCTCTAGGTGGATGGTGGAGTCAGGCTGTACTGTCTCAGCGACTGGAAATCATCACACCTGATCGTCGGATTACCGGAGTTGTAGGTTCTACACCTACACACTTGCTGGACGAATCCCAGCGGAATAAACCTGTTGATCTGAATTCCATGTATCTCGATATTGGAGCAGACAACCGTGCGGAAGCAGAATCTTGGGGCATCCACCCAGGTATGCAGATCGTACCAATCTGTGAATTCACGCCGATGGCGAACCCGAAGAAAATTATGGCTAAAGCGTGGGATAATCGTTACGGCGTAGGACTTGCACTTGAACTGGTTGAAGCACTGCACAAGGAAAAACTGCCCAATACACTCTATGCTGGTGCAACAGTACAGGAAGAACTGGGGCTTCGCGGTGCACGTACGGCGGCCAATCTGATTCAGCCTGATATCTTCTTTGCACTTGACTGTAGCGCGGCGAATGATATGACAGGTGACAAACAGTCATTTGGACATATCGGAGAAGGCGCATTGCTTCGTATTTTTGACCCGGGCATGTTCACCCATCGCGGAATGGTGGAATATGTTCAAGATACGGCTTCATCCAATCAGATCAAAATGCAGTATTTCATCTCACCAGGTGGTACCGATGCAGGTCAAGTTCACCTGAGTGGAATTGGTGTACCATCAACAGTTATTGGTATCTGCGCACGTTATATCCACACCTCTTCTTCCATTATTCATACGGATGACTACGATGCGGCCAAAGAACTGATTGTGAAACTGGTCAAAGGTCTGGATCGGACAACAATGAATACCATTATTAATAACGCGTAG
- the spoVAC gene encoding stage V sporulation protein AC produces MPAQSASGSEKKSSSLSMDEKEYKKVAKKHEPPRPILKNCLKAFLVGGTVCLIGQAIQEAFMAGFDMTSKEASSPTVAVMILISVILTCLGVYDKMAQWAGAGTAVPVTGFANSMCSAALEHRAEGLVLGVGANMFKLAGSVIVFGVVAAFVVGIVYAFLGFGGGHL; encoded by the coding sequence TTGCCAGCTCAATCTGCATCCGGAAGCGAAAAAAAATCGTCGTCCCTGTCCATGGATGAAAAGGAGTACAAAAAAGTCGCAAAAAAACATGAGCCGCCTCGTCCAATCCTGAAAAATTGCCTCAAAGCATTTCTGGTTGGGGGTACCGTCTGTTTGATTGGACAGGCCATTCAAGAGGCTTTTATGGCCGGTTTCGACATGACATCGAAGGAAGCTTCCAGTCCTACGGTAGCGGTCATGATTCTCATATCGGTTATTCTAACGTGTCTCGGCGTTTACGATAAAATGGCTCAATGGGCAGGAGCAGGAACTGCTGTGCCGGTTACCGGCTTTGCCAATTCCATGTGTTCTGCTGCACTGGAACATCGTGCTGAAGGACTGGTGCTCGGTGTAGGGGCCAACATGTTTAAACTTGCTGGTTCCGTTATTGTGTTTGGTGTCGTGGCAGCATTTGTCGTAGGGATCGTTTATGCCTTTTTGGGATTTGGAGGTGGGCACCTATGA